One window of bacterium genomic DNA carries:
- the fliG gene encoding flagellar motor switch protein FliG yields the protein MKDDSVRKAAVFLMALGPDVAGKVMAKLPESMVEQLTHGIASMGHVTYKEKKRVLSDFINISSQISGIAFGGEETAKQILEAGFGTRLATSLLSRVTSYSEIKSFEHLKNVDPLTIANYLKNEHPQTVAVVLAHMDPRNSGPILALLPAELQGDVAHRMAILEAPNAETLKAVEAVLAGQLQGEISAKDTQYGGKKQVAEILNEIDREVWQEILDEMREIDDEVANEVNNLMFVFEDIVVLGDPAIQEILKEIDGKELTLALKGATEEIKTKVFGNMSKRAAEGIAEDMEYMGPVRLAEVEEAQQRIVEVIRSLEEAGTITIGKGGKDAEMVS from the coding sequence ATGAAGGACGATTCGGTCCGCAAGGCGGCGGTGTTCCTGATGGCCCTCGGCCCCGACGTGGCCGGCAAGGTCATGGCCAAGCTGCCCGAGAGCATGGTGGAGCAGCTCACCCACGGCATCGCCTCCATGGGGCACGTGACCTACAAGGAGAAGAAGCGGGTCCTGTCGGACTTCATCAACATCAGCAGCCAGATCTCCGGCATCGCCTTCGGCGGCGAGGAGACGGCCAAGCAGATCCTCGAGGCGGGCTTCGGCACGCGCCTGGCCACGTCGCTGCTGAGCCGCGTCACCAGCTACAGCGAGATCAAGAGCTTCGAGCACCTGAAGAACGTCGATCCCCTGACCATCGCCAACTACCTCAAGAACGAGCACCCCCAGACCGTGGCCGTGGTGCTGGCCCACATGGACCCGCGCAACAGCGGTCCGATCCTGGCCCTGCTGCCGGCCGAACTGCAGGGTGACGTGGCCCATCGCATGGCCATCCTCGAGGCCCCCAACGCCGAGACCCTCAAGGCGGTCGAGGCGGTGCTGGCAGGGCAGCTCCAGGGCGAGATCTCCGCCAAGGACACCCAGTACGGCGGCAAGAAGCAGGTCGCCGAGATCCTCAACGAGATCGACCGCGAGGTCTGGCAGGAGATCCTCGACGAGATGCGCGAGATCGACGACGAGGTGGCCAACGAGGTCAACAACCTCATGTTCGTCTTCGAGGACATCGTGGTGCTGGGCGATCCGGCCATCCAGGAGATCCTCAAGGAGATCGACGGCAAGGAGCTCACGCTGGCCCTGAAGGGCGCCACCGAGGAGATCAAGACCAAGGTCTTCGGCAACATGTCCAAGCGCGCGGCCGAGGGCATCGCCGAGGACATGGAATACATGGGCCCCGTCCGCCTGGCCGAGGTCGAGGAGGCGCAGCAGCGCATCGTCGAGGTGATCCGCAGCCTCGAGGAGGCCGGCACCATCACCATCGGAAAGGGCGGCAAGGATGCAGAAATGGTCTCCTGA
- a CDS encoding FliI/YscN family ATPase, translating into MSPAWTEFGDRIRTADPVRAVGRVSNLVGMIVEVSGLSAPVGSLCRIEIGRHEPPVLSEVVGFRDGILLVMPYQAAAGVAPGCRVTVQATRLTAPVGEGMLGRVVDGLGRPLDGGPPLIDLPRRRLGGTPPSALLRRRTDAPLSTGIRSIDSMITTARGQRLGIFAGSGVGKSVLLGMMARQAQVQVNVLALIGERGREVREFIERDLGPEGLARSVVVVVTSDESAVMRAKGAETAMTIAEHFRDTDHDVLFMMDSATRYAMALREIGLAAGEPPTTKGYPPSVFAALPRLCERAGWSDVNAMTAFFTVLIEGDDIQDPVGDAMRSILDGHVMLSRDLARQHHYPAVDVLGSISRLRNDIVPEADIRAAGRLMRWLKALEDNRDLVNIGAYVAGSDPVLDEALAHEGAVRDFLTQGVRESTELTNSLAGLRELTGVA; encoded by the coding sequence ATGAGCCCGGCCTGGACTGAGTTCGGTGACCGCATCCGCACCGCCGACCCGGTCCGGGCCGTCGGACGCGTGAGCAACCTGGTCGGCATGATCGTGGAAGTCAGCGGCCTCAGCGCCCCGGTGGGCTCCCTCTGCCGCATCGAGATCGGTCGTCACGAACCGCCCGTCCTGAGCGAGGTGGTGGGGTTCCGCGACGGGATCCTGCTGGTGATGCCGTACCAGGCCGCGGCCGGCGTGGCACCGGGCTGCCGCGTCACGGTGCAGGCGACCCGCCTGACCGCCCCGGTGGGCGAGGGGATGCTCGGCCGGGTGGTCGACGGCCTCGGACGCCCCCTCGACGGCGGACCGCCGCTGATCGACCTGCCCCGCCGGCGTCTCGGCGGCACGCCGCCCTCGGCCCTGCTGCGGCGGCGCACCGACGCTCCCCTGTCCACGGGCATCCGCTCCATCGACAGCATGATCACGACGGCCCGCGGCCAACGGCTGGGGATCTTCGCCGGCAGCGGCGTCGGCAAGTCGGTCCTGCTGGGGATGATGGCCCGACAGGCCCAGGTGCAGGTGAACGTGCTGGCGCTCATCGGCGAGCGCGGCCGCGAGGTGCGCGAGTTCATCGAACGGGACCTCGGACCCGAGGGCCTGGCCCGCAGCGTCGTGGTGGTCGTCACCAGCGACGAGAGTGCCGTCATGCGCGCCAAGGGCGCCGAGACGGCCATGACCATCGCCGAGCACTTCCGCGACACCGACCACGACGTGCTCTTCATGATGGACTCGGCCACCCGCTACGCCATGGCCCTGCGCGAGATCGGCCTCGCCGCGGGCGAACCCCCGACGACGAAGGGCTATCCGCCCAGCGTGTTCGCCGCCCTGCCGCGCCTGTGCGAACGCGCCGGCTGGTCGGACGTGAACGCCATGACCGCCTTCTTCACCGTCCTGATCGAGGGTGACGACATCCAGGACCCCGTGGGCGACGCCATGCGCTCGATCCTCGACGGTCACGTCATGCTGAGCCGCGACCTGGCCCGCCAGCACCACTACCCGGCCGTCGACGTGCTGGGCAGCATCAGCCGTCTGCGCAACGACATCGTGCCGGAGGCGGACATCCGGGCCGCCGGCCGCCTCATGCGCTGGCTGAAGGCCCTCGAGGACAACCGCGACCTGGTGAACATCGGCGCCTACGTGGCCGGCTCGGACCCGGTCCTCGACGA
- a CDS encoding sigma-54-dependent Fis family transcriptional regulator, with protein MTSKRTILVVDDEQTMRDFLTTSLKGRYHVRSAGNVTEALAVLRQGGVDLVLSDMQMPGRGGLELLQDIRGGIAGQPLVIMMTAFGSIELALEAVRQGAQDFLTKPFGMDQLDLAITRAFELAKLKTEVTSLRTNIAVRSEQRGLLGNNPAMVQLREKIEMIADSKGTVLLQGESGTGKEVVARAIHEAGSRRDGPFIRINCAAIPEALLESELFGYERGAFTGAVGARQGKFELADGGTLLLDEISEMPFAMQAKLLRVLQEREFMRLGAKYATKADVRIIATTNRNLKEEIKARNFREDLYFRLNVIPLRIVPLRLRKDDIPLLASYFCQNFCAENNKPLLEISEAAMRCLMRLDWPGNVRQLQNVIERAVILSGAETLDEEILGLSEEMDATERTASLSHDMTLKDMERELIMRKLENTRGNRTQAAQELGISVRTLRNKLNLYTDMGLEIPG; from the coding sequence ATGACGAGCAAGCGCACAATCCTGGTGGTCGACGACGAGCAGACGATGCGGGACTTCCTGACCACCTCGCTCAAGGGGCGGTACCACGTCCGGAGCGCCGGCAACGTGACCGAGGCCCTGGCCGTGCTGCGGCAGGGGGGCGTCGACCTCGTCCTGTCGGACATGCAGATGCCCGGTCGGGGCGGACTCGAGCTCCTGCAGGACATCCGCGGCGGGATCGCCGGTCAGCCCCTCGTCATCATGATGACCGCCTTCGGCTCCATCGAACTGGCCCTCGAGGCGGTGCGGCAGGGGGCGCAGGACTTCCTCACCAAGCCCTTCGGCATGGACCAGCTCGACCTGGCCATCACCCGCGCCTTCGAGCTGGCCAAGCTCAAGACCGAGGTCACCAGTCTGCGGACCAACATCGCCGTGCGCTCGGAGCAGCGCGGCCTGCTGGGCAACAATCCGGCCATGGTGCAGCTCCGCGAGAAGATCGAGATGATCGCCGACAGCAAGGGCACCGTCCTGCTCCAGGGCGAGAGCGGCACCGGCAAGGAGGTCGTGGCCCGGGCGATCCACGAGGCGGGCAGCCGCCGCGACGGGCCGTTCATCCGCATCAACTGCGCGGCGATTCCCGAGGCCCTGCTCGAGTCCGAGCTCTTCGGCTACGAGCGGGGAGCCTTCACCGGCGCCGTGGGCGCGCGCCAGGGCAAGTTCGAACTGGCGGACGGCGGCACGCTGCTGCTCGACGAGATCTCGGAGATGCCCTTCGCCATGCAGGCGAAGCTGCTGCGGGTGCTGCAGGAGCGGGAGTTCATGCGGCTGGGCGCCAAGTACGCCACCAAGGCCGACGTGCGCATCATCGCGACCACGAACCGGAACCTGAAGGAGGAGATCAAGGCCCGCAACTTCCGCGAGGACCTCTATTTCCGCCTGAACGTGATCCCCCTGCGCATCGTGCCGCTGCGCCTGCGCAAGGACGACATCCCGCTGCTCGCCAGCTACTTCTGCCAGAACTTCTGCGCCGAGAACAACAAGCCCCTGCTCGAGATCTCCGAGGCGGCCATGCGCTGCCTGATGCGCCTGGACTGGCCCGGCAACGTGCGCCAGCTGCAGAACGTGATCGAGCGGGCGGTGATCCTGTCGGGCGCCGAGACCCTCGACGAGGAGATCCTGGGCCTGAGCGAGGAGATGGACGCCACGGAGCGCACCGCGAGCCTGTCCCACGACATGACGCTCAAGGACATGGAGCGCGAGCTCATCATGCGCAAGCTGGAGAACACGCGCGGCAACCGCACGCAGGCGGCCCAGGAGCTGGGCATCAGCGTGCGCACCCTGCGCAACAAGCTGAACCTCTACACCGACATGGGTCTCGAGATCCCGGGTTAG
- the fliE gene encoding flagellar hook-basal body complex protein FliE, producing MAIGTIKALGSVDPRSAYGVGSSTGPAQGGFARQLQDAMLEVDALQTRRDEMVDGMVSGRTTEVHDVMIAARESQLAFELLMEVRNKLLESYQEIMRMPV from the coding sequence ATGGCGATCGGAACCATCAAGGCCCTCGGCAGCGTCGATCCGCGCTCGGCCTACGGCGTGGGCAGCAGCACCGGCCCGGCCCAGGGCGGCTTCGCCAGGCAGCTCCAGGACGCGATGCTCGAGGTGGATGCCCTGCAGACCCGGCGTGACGAGATGGTCGACGGCATGGTCAGCGGGCGGACGACCGAGGTCCACGACGTGATGATCGCGGCCCGGGAGTCGCAGCTGGCCTTCGAGTTGCTGATGGAGGTGAGGAACAAGCTGCTGGAATCCTACCAGGAAATCATGCGCATGCCCGTCTAG
- the flgB gene encoding flagellar basal body rod protein FlgB has translation MISTGIFNKAHLSTLKKAVDVYARRHEVTSQNIANVETAGYRSQRLKFEEMLDSEQMRLRGTTTHRNHIPIGRQDIGATRDQVEDARSGFDNGVNDVDIDTEMTALATNDLSYRMATRLLSQRYAMLRGAIKGRM, from the coding sequence ATGATCAGCACCGGCATCTTCAACAAGGCTCATCTGAGCACCCTCAAGAAGGCCGTCGACGTCTACGCGCGGCGGCACGAGGTGACGAGCCAGAACATCGCCAACGTCGAGACGGCGGGCTACCGCTCGCAGCGCCTCAAGTTCGAGGAGATGCTCGACAGCGAGCAGATGCGCCTGCGGGGCACGACCACCCACCGCAACCACATCCCCATCGGTCGGCAGGACATCGGGGCGACCCGCGACCAGGTCGAGGATGCCCGGAGCGGGTTCGACAACGGGGTCAACGACGTGGACATCGACACCGAGATGACGGCCCTGGCCACGAACGATCTCAGCTACCGCATGGCGACCCGGCTGCTCAGCCAGCGCTACGCCATGCTGCGCGGCGCCATCAAGGGCCGCATGTAG
- the fliF gene encoding flagellar M-ring protein FliF produces MDGFKEQIDSFKSRFGRLSFNQKVLLGAVATASVISMAVFGLWLQKDSQAVLFTNLTPEDASVALEELAKQDVKAELANGGTTILVPETEVHRLRVDLAAKGVPSSGTVGFEIFDGKQYGLTEFLQNVNFKRALEGELTNTIEGLQGIQSARVHLVLPKPSIFKKLASPATASVVVNMGRGARLGDNQIAGIQSLVSGSVENLDAENVTVLDQNGKILSSAAADDEVGRSESQLALRKEVEDHLAGKAATMLDGVLGPGRSIVRVDATLNFEKIDREREIYDPAATVVRSEVRNESNDPQTGGTNEESTTNYEINRTVERIVGHTGGIKNISVAVFVDGHYETGEDGAVAYQPLSEDELGQLRRVVQTAVGLNAVRGDQIEVVNMQFQQQELPGGGAAPDWMGLVGQYGGKLVLLIAFGVIVLTLRKNLGGLLGSFTAGGTSPAAAAVAAAHDEPEHFEGIPEMDDRIIGDIKEYASENPERVAEVIQSWIREIDLSGNVREAVGD; encoded by the coding sequence GTGGACGGATTCAAGGAACAGATTGACAGCTTTAAGAGCAGGTTTGGCAGGCTTTCTTTCAACCAGAAGGTGCTGCTGGGCGCCGTGGCCACCGCGAGCGTCATCAGCATGGCGGTCTTCGGGTTGTGGCTGCAGAAGGACTCCCAGGCGGTGCTCTTCACCAACCTGACCCCCGAGGACGCCTCCGTCGCCCTCGAGGAGCTGGCCAAGCAGGACGTGAAGGCCGAGCTCGCCAACGGCGGCACGACCATCCTCGTGCCCGAGACCGAGGTGCACCGGCTGCGCGTCGACCTGGCCGCCAAGGGCGTGCCTTCCAGCGGCACCGTGGGCTTCGAGATCTTCGACGGCAAGCAGTACGGCCTGACCGAGTTCCTCCAGAACGTCAACTTCAAGCGCGCCCTCGAGGGCGAACTGACCAACACCATCGAGGGGCTGCAGGGCATCCAGTCGGCCCGCGTGCACCTGGTGCTGCCGAAGCCCTCGATCTTCAAGAAGCTGGCCTCGCCCGCCACCGCGAGCGTCGTGGTGAACATGGGGCGGGGCGCCCGCCTGGGCGACAACCAGATCGCCGGCATCCAGAGCCTGGTCTCGGGCAGCGTCGAGAACCTCGACGCCGAGAACGTCACCGTCCTCGACCAGAACGGCAAGATCCTCTCGAGCGCCGCCGCCGACGACGAGGTGGGCCGCTCGGAGAGCCAGCTGGCCCTGCGCAAGGAGGTCGAGGACCACCTCGCCGGCAAGGCCGCCACCATGCTCGACGGGGTGCTCGGGCCCGGCCGGTCCATCGTGCGGGTCGACGCGACCCTGAACTTCGAGAAGATCGACCGCGAGCGCGAGATCTACGATCCCGCCGCCACGGTGGTGCGGTCCGAGGTGCGCAACGAGTCGAACGACCCCCAGACCGGCGGGACGAACGAGGAGAGCACCACCAACTACGAGATCAACCGCACGGTCGAGCGCATCGTCGGGCACACGGGCGGCATCAAGAACATCTCGGTGGCCGTCTTCGTCGACGGCCACTACGAGACCGGCGAGGACGGGGCCGTGGCGTACCAGCCCCTGTCCGAGGACGAACTGGGCCAGCTGCGCCGCGTGGTGCAGACGGCCGTGGGCCTGAATGCCGTGCGCGGCGACCAGATCGAGGTCGTCAACATGCAGTTCCAGCAGCAGGAGCTGCCCGGCGGCGGTGCGGCCCCCGACTGGATGGGCCTGGTCGGGCAGTACGGCGGCAAGCTCGTCCTTCTGATCGCCTTCGGCGTGATCGTGCTGACACTGCGCAAGAACCTCGGCGGGCTGCTCGGCTCGTTCACCGCGGGCGGAACGTCGCCGGCGGCGGCGGCCGTGGCCGCGGCCCATGACGAACCCGAACACTTCGAGGGCATTCCCGAGATGGACGACCGCATCATCGGCGACATCAAGGAGTACGCGTCCGAGAACCCCGAGCGGGTTGCCGAGGTCATCCAGAGCTGGATCCGGGAAATCGACCTGAGCGGCAACGTCCGGGAAGCGGTGGGAGACTGA
- a CDS encoding HAMP domain-containing histidine kinase has protein sequence MTRTCPEPTLPRSGRPSRDRRLLRGYLHKTSNSLCGIKGYASLIAAPAVDDDPAVVWARKIISEVEKMEQIFRSVGDLTTPRGNPDVGVDLPRLLGDVFDVCERKCPGLQVLSGRVPHGDLLLPRADLCLVLTELLCNAHEGADGTPHRVRVEVTAAVQPTGRLALTLRDDGPGIGPELLAQATGPFVTTKDDHVGVGLTRVETLLDMYGLAWALRSTPGEGTTVTVEVATALTSGS, from the coding sequence ATGACCCGGACCTGCCCCGAACCGACCCTCCCGCGCAGCGGCCGCCCGAGCCGCGACCGCCGTCTGCTGCGGGGCTACCTGCACAAGACGAGCAACAGCCTGTGCGGGATCAAGGGCTACGCGAGCCTCATCGCGGCGCCGGCCGTCGACGACGACCCGGCGGTGGTGTGGGCCCGCAAGATCATCTCCGAGGTGGAGAAGATGGAGCAGATCTTCCGCTCGGTCGGCGACCTGACGACCCCCCGGGGCAACCCGGACGTGGGCGTCGACCTGCCGCGCCTCCTCGGCGACGTCTTCGACGTCTGCGAGCGGAAGTGCCCCGGCCTGCAGGTGCTGAGCGGGCGGGTGCCCCACGGCGACCTGCTCCTGCCGCGGGCCGACCTGTGTCTCGTGCTGACCGAGCTGCTGTGCAACGCCCACGAGGGCGCCGACGGCACCCCGCACCGGGTCCGGGTCGAGGTGACGGCGGCGGTGCAGCCCACCGGACGGCTGGCCCTGACCCTGCGGGACGACGGTCCGGGCATCGGTCCGGAGCTGCTGGCCCAGGCGACCGGCCCCTTCGTGACGACCAAGGACGACCACGTGGGCGTGGGCCTGACCCGGGTGGAGACCCTTCTGGACATGTACGGCCTGGCGTGGGCCCTGCGCAGCACGCCCGGCGAAGGCACGACGGTCACCGTCGAGGTGGCGACGGCCCTGACGAGCGGATCCTGA
- the flgC gene encoding flagellar basal body rod protein FlgC, producing the protein MGNGLFSSIRVSASGMRGQRTKMDVVSRNLANAETTRTAEGTPYRRQRAIFEQVLGEKVRDRQTVLGNDSRLSRTHPAHMTETIGSAVEPGGGVESAVDVAPDASEFRVVYDPGHPDADEGGYVLMPNVNPITEMVDMITASRAYEANVSAVQTAKDMFSDALKI; encoded by the coding sequence ATGGGCAACGGACTCTTCAGCTCGATTCGCGTCAGCGCGTCGGGCATGCGGGGACAGCGGACCAAGATGGACGTGGTCTCCCGCAACCTGGCCAACGCCGAGACGACGCGGACGGCCGAGGGCACGCCCTACCGGCGGCAGCGGGCCATCTTCGAGCAGGTGCTCGGGGAGAAGGTGCGCGACCGGCAGACCGTCCTGGGCAACGACAGCCGGCTCAGCCGCACCCACCCGGCCCACATGACCGAGACGATCGGATCGGCCGTGGAGCCGGGGGGCGGCGTCGAGAGCGCGGTCGACGTGGCGCCGGATGCGTCCGAGTTCCGGGTCGTGTACGACCCCGGCCACCCCGACGCCGACGAGGGCGGCTACGTGCTCATGCCCAACGTGAATCCCATCACCGAGATGGTGGACATGATCACCGCCAGCCGGGCCTATGAAGCCAACGTGAGCGCCGTGCAGACGGCCAAGGACATGTTCAGCGACGCCCTGAAGATCTAG